The following proteins are co-located in the Bosea sp. AS-1 genome:
- a CDS encoding alpha/beta fold hydrolase, with amino-acid sequence MTTTTEIIDFRAETDDGAVLHGFREGHGQPLLLVSGLSGTAGFWTDIASTLRRSFQIIRFDQRGIGASSRGEAPCDIERLARDGLAVLDAAGLDRAVVLGHSTGGCIGQAMAKLAPGRLDGLILSGTWLKACRYMTALFGARRAILDCDPQAFAALSILSAYQPRWIQANWHIYDDAIDSAPTSDHARTVMRERIDALLGFDGTADIEALPMPVMVMGARDDMVVPVYHQEAIVAALPGARRSIMETGGHLFPVSRPDIFTAAVAEWVGEL; translated from the coding sequence ATGACGACGACGACCGAGATCATCGATTTCCGTGCCGAAACGGATGACGGAGCCGTGCTCCATGGCTTCCGCGAAGGGCACGGCCAACCGCTCCTGCTGGTCAGCGGCCTCAGCGGCACGGCCGGCTTCTGGACCGATATCGCCTCGACGCTGCGGCGCTCGTTCCAGATCATCCGCTTCGACCAGCGCGGCATCGGCGCGAGCAGCCGCGGCGAGGCGCCCTGCGACATCGAGCGGCTCGCCCGCGACGGGCTCGCGGTGCTCGACGCGGCCGGGCTCGACCGCGCCGTCGTGCTCGGGCATTCGACCGGCGGCTGCATCGGCCAGGCGATGGCGAAGCTCGCACCCGGCCGGCTCGACGGGCTGATCCTGAGCGGGACCTGGCTCAAGGCCTGCCGCTACATGACGGCGCTGTTCGGCGCCCGGCGGGCGATCCTCGACTGCGACCCGCAGGCCTTCGCCGCGCTCTCCATCCTCAGCGCCTACCAGCCACGCTGGATCCAGGCCAACTGGCACATCTATGACGACGCCATCGACTCCGCGCCGACCAGCGACCACGCCCGGACGGTGATGCGCGAGCGCATCGACGCGCTGCTCGGCTTCGACGGCACCGCCGACATCGAGGCCCTGCCGATGCCGGTCATGGTGATGGGCGCGCGCGACGACATGGTCGTGCCGGTCTACCACCAGGAGGCGATCGTCGCGGCGCTGCCCGGCGCCCGGCGCTCGATCATGGAGACGGGCGGGCACCTGTTCCCGGTCTCGCGCCCGGACATCTTCACCGCCGCCGTGGCGGAATGGGTCGGCGAGCTCTGA
- a CDS encoding flavin reductase family protein, with translation MTAQPAAPPRAETAPGIVTFDFAALSPRERYKLLIGAVVPRPIALVTTVDAQGKVNAAPFSFFNCLSADPAILAVGVEYRPTGAQKDTGRNIRETLAFTVNIVSDALVAGMNICAVPFEPGTDELAEAGLTAMPGAKVPCPWIGQAPAAFECRHHTTLSIGNSREIILGEIVYAHFRGDTVDERLHVDPAALDAVGRMGGHGYATTRDYFDLPTMPLATWRNDPDAANRRS, from the coding sequence ATGACAGCGCAGCCGGCCGCGCCGCCGCGGGCCGAAACGGCCCCCGGCATCGTCACCTTCGACTTCGCGGCGCTTTCGCCGCGCGAGCGCTACAAGCTACTGATCGGCGCCGTGGTGCCGCGCCCGATCGCGCTGGTGACGACGGTCGATGCGCAGGGCAAGGTCAACGCCGCTCCCTTCTCCTTCTTCAATTGCCTGTCGGCCGATCCCGCGATCCTGGCCGTCGGCGTCGAATACCGCCCGACCGGCGCGCAGAAGGACACCGGCCGCAACATCCGCGAGACGCTGGCCTTCACCGTCAACATCGTCTCCGATGCGCTGGTCGCGGGCATGAACATCTGTGCCGTGCCATTCGAACCCGGCACGGACGAACTCGCCGAAGCCGGCCTCACCGCCATGCCCGGCGCCAAGGTGCCCTGCCCCTGGATCGGCCAGGCGCCGGCGGCCTTCGAATGCCGCCACCACACCACGCTCAGCATCGGCAATTCGCGCGAGATCATCCTCGGCGAGATCGTCTATGCGCATTTCCGCGGCGACACCGTCGACGAGCGCCTGCATGTCGACCCCGCCGCGCTCGACGCCGTCGGCCGGATGGGCGGCCACGGCTATGCGACGACGCGCGACTATTTCGACCTGCCGACCATGCCGCTCGCGACCTGGCGCAACGATCCGGACGCCGCCAACCGACGGAGCTGA
- a CDS encoding DUF2267 domain-containing protein, whose protein sequence is MTVPSTFIYASRDLERFLLDARDELGHATTHQSWQSVLAVLVTFRARLTPAEGLAFADALPPLLAAMVLQDWDLGQPPKPFADRATLTREAMAFRGDHSILPESGIADVARALRRHVEPQAFERALTKLPPGARDFWTV, encoded by the coding sequence ATGACCGTCCCCTCCACCTTCATCTACGCCTCGCGCGATCTCGAACGTTTCCTGCTCGATGCGCGCGATGAGCTTGGCCATGCCACCACGCATCAGAGCTGGCAGTCGGTGCTGGCCGTGCTCGTCACCTTCCGGGCGCGCCTGACGCCGGCCGAGGGGCTGGCTTTTGCCGATGCGCTGCCGCCGCTGCTCGCGGCGATGGTCCTGCAGGACTGGGACCTCGGCCAGCCGCCGAAGCCCTTCGCCGACCGCGCGACGCTGACGCGGGAGGCGATGGCGTTTCGCGGCGACCACAGCATCCTGCCCGAAAGCGGCATCGCTGACGTTGCCCGGGCGCTGCGCCGGCATGTCGAGCCGCAGGCCTTCGAGCGCGCGCTGACCAAGCTGCCGCCGGGCGCGCGGGATTTCTGGACGGTCTGA
- a CDS encoding N-acetyltransferase gives MPIRLEQPGDADAIRALTTEAFATAPHSSGTEVAIVDGLRAAGELTLSLVAVEDGEIVGHVAFSPVTIDGAERGWFGLGPVSVRPGRQHSGIGSELIREGLRRLRENGAGGCVLLGDPAYYGRFGFANDPALVLEGVPPEYFMRLGFGAEQPAGTVRYHAAFDGA, from the coding sequence ATGCCCATCCGACTCGAACAGCCGGGCGACGCCGACGCCATCCGCGCCCTGACCACGGAGGCCTTCGCGACGGCGCCGCATAGCAGCGGCACCGAAGTAGCGATCGTCGACGGCTTGCGCGCGGCCGGGGAGCTGACGCTCTCGCTCGTCGCCGTCGAAGATGGAGAGATCGTCGGCCATGTCGCCTTCTCGCCGGTGACGATCGACGGGGCGGAGCGCGGCTGGTTCGGGCTCGGACCGGTCTCGGTGCGGCCGGGCCGGCAGCACAGCGGCATCGGCTCGGAGCTGATCCGCGAGGGCCTGCGGCGCCTGCGCGAGAATGGCGCTGGCGGCTGCGTGCTGCTCGGCGACCCCGCCTATTACGGCCGCTTCGGCTTCGCCAACGATCCGGCGCTGGTGCTGGAGGGCGTGCCGCCGGAATACTTCATGCGCCTCGGTTTCGGCGCGGAGCAGCCGGCCGGCACGGTGCGCTATCATGCGGCTTTCGACGGGGCCTGA
- a CDS encoding cytochrome c family protein — protein sequence MRAAPLSLFALALLATPLLARPAAAQDLEAGQRSFNKCRACHQIGEGARNLVGPELNGLIGRHSGAVAGYSYSNANKNSGLTWDEATFAEYIKDPKAKIPGTKMIFAGIKSEKEIADLTAFLKQYDKDGKKL from the coding sequence ATGCGTGCAGCCCCCCTCAGCCTTTTCGCCCTGGCGCTGCTCGCGACGCCGCTTCTCGCCCGCCCTGCCGCCGCGCAGGATCTCGAGGCCGGCCAGCGCTCCTTCAACAAATGCCGCGCCTGCCACCAGATCGGCGAGGGCGCGCGCAACCTGGTCGGGCCCGAGCTCAACGGCCTGATCGGCCGCCATTCCGGCGCCGTCGCCGGCTACAGCTACTCGAACGCCAACAAGAACTCCGGCCTGACCTGGGACGAGGCGACCTTCGCCGAATACATCAAGGACCCGAAGGCCAAGATCCCCGGCACCAAGATGATCTTCGCCGGCATCAAGAGCGAGAAGGAAATCGCGGACCTGACCGCCTTCCTCAAGCAGTACGACAAGGACGGCAAGAAGCTCTGA
- a CDS encoding GntR family transcriptional regulator, with amino-acid sequence MGEPRTPGLRAQSVYRALRRAIIEQALKPGMKLPEDSIGEQLGVSRTLVREAFNRLAVEGLVELTPNKGASVAYPTLEEARDVFEVRRGLERLVAENLAGRLTAAQAAELEAHVRQEEKAHGQDGPESIRLSGEFHIKLAEMTGNALLLRYVQESSSRCSLILAIYGRPHSSECAVSEHRQLIEALRAGDAARAADLMDHHLRAVVTRALLTPRVERDIRDVLAPYALSEGLTPS; translated from the coding sequence ATGGGCGAGCCAAGGACTCCCGGATTGCGGGCGCAATCCGTCTACAGGGCGCTGCGGCGCGCGATCATCGAGCAGGCGCTGAAACCCGGCATGAAGCTCCCGGAGGATTCGATCGGCGAGCAGCTCGGGGTCAGCCGCACGCTGGTGCGCGAGGCCTTCAACCGCCTCGCCGTCGAGGGGTTGGTCGAACTCACGCCGAACAAGGGCGCCTCGGTTGCCTATCCGACGCTGGAAGAGGCGCGCGACGTCTTCGAGGTCCGGCGCGGGCTGGAGCGGCTCGTCGCCGAGAATCTGGCCGGGCGCCTCACCGCAGCGCAGGCGGCCGAGCTCGAGGCCCATGTCCGGCAGGAAGAGAAGGCGCACGGGCAGGACGGGCCGGAATCGATCCGGCTCTCCGGCGAGTTCCACATCAAGCTCGCCGAGATGACCGGCAACGCCCTGCTGCTGCGCTATGTCCAGGAATCCTCGTCGCGCTGCTCGCTGATCCTGGCGATCTACGGGCGCCCGCACTCCTCCGAATGCGCCGTTTCCGAGCACCGCCAGCTCATCGAGGCCCTGCGCGCCGGCGACGCCGCCCGCGCCGCGGATCTGATGGACCACCATCTGCGCGCCGTCGTCACGCGCGCGCTGCTCACGCCCCGCGTCGAACGCGACATCCGCGATGTGCTCGCGCCCTATGCCCTCAGCGAAGGATTGACCCCATCATGA
- a CDS encoding NUDIX hydrolase, which yields MKKAKRKTGEKRSQIAAMPIRRAPDGSTEILLVTSRTTRRWIVPKGWPMKGIKDRDAAAQEAYEEAGVVGRVSEKPAGRYSYWKRMSDHFTLCEVKLYLLEVEQQLADFREQDQRDLHWFKLADAADIVDEPELSTAIRKLQAQVSLAA from the coding sequence ATGAAGAAGGCCAAGCGGAAAACGGGGGAGAAGCGGTCGCAGATCGCCGCCATGCCGATCCGCCGCGCCCCCGACGGCTCGACGGAGATCCTGCTCGTGACCTCGCGCACGACGCGCCGCTGGATCGTGCCCAAGGGCTGGCCGATGAAGGGCATCAAGGACCGCGACGCCGCCGCGCAGGAGGCCTATGAGGAGGCCGGCGTGGTCGGGCGCGTCAGCGAGAAGCCGGCCGGGCGCTACAGCTACTGGAAGCGCATGAGCGACCATTTCACGCTCTGCGAGGTGAAGCTCTATCTGCTCGAGGTCGAGCAGCAGCTCGCCGATTTCCGCGAGCAGGACCAGCGCGACCTGCACTGGTTCAAGCTCGCCGACGCCGCCGACATCGTCGACGAGCCCGAGCTCAGCACCGCGATCCGCAAGCTGCAGGCGCAGGTCTCGCTCGCGGCCTGA